Proteins encoded by one window of Brienomyrus brachyistius isolate T26 chromosome 1, BBRACH_0.4, whole genome shotgun sequence:
- the LOC125743119 gene encoding stimulated by retinoic acid gene 8 protein homolog, whose amino-acid sequence MWNKNQRCTMGRGKRRGSGRRGHGTDRQRERRRVLQARHRAAVGHLFDNLRKAVLPASKKAPAKWKILKQAKHFLQQRESLLSRLLSLKETFLGGEDGPLTLEEVREEYRSRHPLCSDRAACQAGSLPVSAEVPVSSEDEDPGQSQSCATFSPSILEFEGYLSFYRQTVELLQHRGVLCMAQAHLPAVSQAVSALWRSLPPERRATFQTCSPGATAQLQTGSPQGLSQTNSQGASGSSGSTFEEDLFQDAYEVVQREMDSTSEDSPQLETQEGSNLSCLTEICRNLVCFIKTQTVDQLEIAQDLCLPADYETVFLRCTETFDDEDL is encoded by the exons ATGTGGAACAAAAAC CAGAGGTGCACGATGGGCAGAGGTAAACGCCGCGGGTCCGGGCGGAGGGGTCACGGAACGGACCGCCAGCGGGAGCGGAGGCGCGTTCTGCAGGCGCGCCATCGCGCCGCCGTCGGCCACCTCTTCGACAACTTGAGGAAAGCGGTCCTTCCCGCTTCGAAAAAAGCCCCCGCCAAG TGGAAGATCCTGAAGCAGGCAAagcacttcctccagcagcggGAATCCCTGCTCAGCAGGCTGCTGTCACTGAAGG AGACCTTCCTTGGGGGCGAAGATGGGCCGTTGACTCTGGAGGAAGTCAGAGAGGAGTACAGAAGCCGGCACCCTCTCTGCAGTGACAG AGCAGCATGTCAGGCAGGATCTCTGCCTGTCTCGGCTGAGGTCCCCGTGAGCAGTGAAGACGAGGACCCGGGTCAGTCTCAGTCCTGCGCCACGTTCTCCCCAAGCATCCTGGAATTCGAGGG GTACCTGTCCTTCTATAGGCAGACAGTGGAGCTGCTTCAGCACCGCGGGGTGCTCTGCATGGCCCAGGCACACCTCCCCGCAGTGTCGCAGGCTGTCTCGGCCCTGTGGAGGAGCTTGCCTCCAGAGCGCAGGGCCACCTTCCAGACCTGCAGCCCAGGGGCGACGGCCCAACTGCAGACCGGCTCACCCCAGGGACTGTCACAGACCAACAGCCAGGGGGCGTCCGGGTCTTCCGGCTCCACCTTTGAGGAG GATTTGTTCCAAGACGCCTATGAGGTGGTACAGAGGGAGATGGATTCCACTTCTGAGGACAG CCCTCAACTAGAGACCCAAGAGGGGAGCAACTTGAGCTGTCTGACAGAGATCTGCAGGAACCTCGTGTGCTTCATAAAGACCCAGACAGTAGACCAGCTGGAGATCGCACAG GATCTGTGCCTGCCGGCAGACTACGAGACCGTTTTTCTGAGGTGCACTGAAACGTTTGACGATGAAGACTTATAG